A genome region from Salvia splendens isolate huo1 chromosome 19, SspV2, whole genome shotgun sequence includes the following:
- the LOC121779830 gene encoding chaperone protein ClpB3, mitochondrial, producing the protein MPISRSSPATRLSRSAVAALRATSRAPPTPPPSSPALRSASATALYARPLTPNHNTNTISPPSISSSCIRSYSSAASSQISYSEFTEMAWDGILGAVDAAKDSKHQVVETEHLMKALLEQKDGLARRIFTKAGVDNTSLLQSTHDFISQQPKVSGDTTGPIVGPHFTSLLENARKCKKQMGDSFLSVEHLVLSFPSDKRFGQKLLADLQLTEKALKDAVDAVRGSQRVTDQNPEGKYEALEKYGNDLTELARRGKLDPVIGRDDEIRRCIQILSRRTKNNPVIIGEPGVGKTAIAEGLAQRIVRGDVPEPLLNRKLISLDMGSLLAGAKFRGDFEERLKAVLKEVTASNGQFILFIDEIHTVVGAGATGGAMDAGNLLKPMLGRGELRCIGATTLNEYRKYIEKDPALERRFQQVFCGQPSVEDTISILRGLRERYELHHGVKISDNALVSAAILSDRYITERFLPDKAIDLVDEAAAKLKMEITSKPTELDEIDRAVLKLEMEKLSLKNDTAPSSKERLMKLEHDLVALKQKQGELNKQWENEKILMNRVRSIKEEIDRVNLEMEAAEREYNLSRAAELKYGTLMALQRQLEEAEKNIADYRISGKSLLREEVTDLDITEIVSRWTGIPLSNLQQTEREKLVLLEDVLHRRVVGQDMAVRSVADAIRRSRAGLSDPNRPIASFMFMGPTGVGKTELAKTLAGYLFNTENALVRIDMSEYMEKHAVSRLVGAPPGYVGYEEGGQLTEVVRRRPYSVVLFDEIEKAHHDVFNILLQLLDDGRITDSQGRTVSFTNTVLIMTSNIGSHYILDTLRNTEDSKDAVYNVMKRQVVELARQTFRPEFMNRIDEYIVFQPLDSEQISKIVEIQLDRVRDRLKQRNINLHYTEDAVKVLATLGFDPNFGARPVKRVIQQMVENEIAMEILRGEIKEEDSIVLDRIPDAQDNNRLCIKKVENLAHDSMVASN; encoded by the exons ATGCCAATTTCTAGAAGCTCCCCGGCGACGCGCCTCAGCAGGTCGGCCGTCGCAGCGCTTAGGGCAACCTCCAGGGCTCCTCCTACCCCACCACCATCCTCCCCCGCGCTCCGTTCCGCCTCCGCCACTGCTCTCTATGCTCGTCCCCTCACTCCTAATCACAATACAAACACAATTTCCCCTCCTTCAATCTCCTCATCATGCATCCGCTCTTACTCCTCCGCTGCCTCTTCTCAG ATTAGCTACTCCGAGTTTACTGAAATGGCGTGGGATGGAATTCTCggagctgtggatgctgcaaaagACAGCAAACATCAAGTGGTGGAGACTGAGCATCTCATGAAAGCCCTTTTGGAGCAAAAGGATGGCCTTGCTCGGAGGATATTCACTAAGGCTGGTGTTGACAACACTTCGCTGCTGCAGTCCACTCACGACTTCATATCTCAGCAGCCTAAGGTCTCCGGGGATACAACCGGTCCTATTGTGGGCCCTCACTTCACTTCTCTCTTGGAGAATGCTCGCAAATGTAAAAAACAAATGGGGGATTCGTTTTTGTCTGTTGAGCATCTAGTCTTGTCATTCCCTTCGGATAAAAGATTTGGGCAAAAGCTGTTGGCCGATCTCCAGCTAACTGAAAAGGCTTTGAAGGATGCTGTTGATGCCGTGCGCGGTAGTCAAAGAGTGACCGATCAGA ATCCAGAAGGTAAATATGAGGCACTTGAGAAATATGGGAATGACTTAACTGAGCTTGCCCGGCGTGGAAAGCTCGACCCAGTTATTGGACGTGATGATGAGATACGCAGGTGCATCCAAATATTATCTCGTCGAACAAAGAACAACCCTGTTATAATTGGGGAACCTGGAGTTGGAAAAACTGCAATTGCTGAAGG GTTAGCTCAAAGGATTGTCCGTGGAGATGTTCCAGAACCTTTGCTAAATCGGAAG TTGATCTCTCTGGACATGGGTTCTTTGCTCGCTGGTGCAAAGTTTCGAGGGGATTTCGAGGAAAGGTTAAAGGCTGTCCTGAAGGAAGTGACGGCTTCAAATGGGCAGTTCATATTGTTTATTGATGAAATTCACACTGTGGTTGGAGCAG GGGCTACTGGTGGTGCTATGGATGCTGGAAATTTGTTGAAACCCATGCTTGGCCGTGGGGAACTGAGATGCATTGGCGCCACCACACTGAATGAGTACAGGAAATACATTGAGAAGGACCCTGCTTTGGAACGTAGATTTCAACAAGTATTTTGTGGACAACCATCTGTGGAAGACACAATTTCTATTTTGCGTGGGTTACGGGAGCGTTATGAACTTCACCATGGGGTGAAAATATCAGACAATGCTCTTGTATCAGCAGCAATTCTTTCGGATAGATACATCACAGAGCGCTTTCTACCTGACAAAG CCATTGACCTTGTAGATGAAGCTGCCGCAAAGCTGAAAATGGAGATCACATCGAAGCCTACTGAGTTGGATGAGATAGACAGGGCAGTGCTCAAGTTGGAGATGGAAAAGCTGTCTCTTAAAAACGACACAGCCCCATCTTCAAAAGAGCGATTGATGAAGCTCGAACATGATTTGGTGGCTCTAAAACAAAAGCAAGGGGAGTTAAACAAACAGTGGGAAAATGAGAAAATTCTTATGAACCGAGTTCGGTCAATTAAAGAAGAG ATTGACAGAGTTAACCTAGAGATGGAAGCTGCTGAGCGTGAATACAACCTGAGTCGTGCTGCTGAACTCAAGTATGGTACATTGATGGCACTCCAGCGCCAGCTTGAAGAAGCTGAGAAAAACATTGCTGATTATCGGATATCTGGAAAGTCATTACTAAGAGAGGAAGTTACGGATCTTGACATAACTGAGATAGTAAGCAGATGGACTGGGATACCACTATCTAATCTTCAGCAGACTGAAAGAGAGAAGCTCGTTTTGCTAGAGGACGTTCTCCACAGAAGGGTTGTTGGGCAGGACATGGCAGTGAGATCTGTAGCTGATGCAATAAGACGTTCGAGGGCAGGGCTTTCTGACCCAAATCGCCCTATTGCAAGCTTCATGTTCATGGGGCCAACAGGTGTTGGTAAAACTGAACTAGCAAAAACTCTTGCTGGGTACCTTTTCAACACTGAGAATGCACTTGTAAGAATTGATATGAGTGAATATATGGAAAAGCATGCAGTTTCGCGTCTGGTTGGTGCACCCCCAGGCTATGTTGGATATGAAGAGGGTGGACAGTTGACAGAAGTGGTTCGGCGAAGGCCATATTCAGTGGTGTTGTTTGATGAAATTGAGAAGGCACATCATGATGTTTTCAACATCCTGTTGCAGCTCTTGGATGACGGAAGGATAACCGATTCTCAAGGACGGACTGTGAGTTTCACTAATACAGTTCTGATCATGACATCAAACATCGGATCTCATTACATCCTTGATACTCTTAGAAACACAGAGGATAGCAAGGATGCGGTATATAATGTGATGAAAAGGCAGGTGGTGGAACTAGCAAGACAAACTTTCCGGCCAGAGTTCATGAACCGGATTGATGAATACATTGTTTTCCAGCCTCTGGACTCAGAACAAATAAGTAAAATTGTTGAAATTCAG CTGGATCGTGTGAGAGACAGATTGAAACAGAGGAATATCAACTTGCATTACACGGAGGATGCGGTTAAAGTGCTGGCAACTTTAGGGTTCGACCCCAACTTTGGAGCGAGGCCAGTGAAGCGGGTGATTCAACAGATGGTTGAGAATGAGATAGCTATGGAAATCTTAAGAGGTGAAATCAAGGAAGAAGATTCAATTGTTCTTGATCGGATCCCAGATGCTCAGGATAACAACCGATTGTGCATCAAAAAAGTGGAAAACCTAGCCCATGATTCCATGGTTGCTAGCAACTAG